A window of the Candidatus Hydrogenedentota bacterium genome harbors these coding sequences:
- the araD gene encoding L-ribulose-5-phosphate 4-epimerase AraD: MESLKQEVLEANLALVEAGLVMRTFGNASAIDRASGMIVIKPSGVSYAAMQAGDMVVVDLDGKQVEGRLKPSVDTPIHIALYKAFKEVGGVAHTHSHFATCWAQAHRPIPCMGTTHADYFYGEIPVTAQLTEEEVAEDYERHIGESIVRTFDGTAPLQCPAALVADHGPFAWGRTVADAVEHAVVLEEVARLALHTLQLDPQHAFIKQHLLDKHFLRKHGDSAYYGQKG, translated from the coding sequence ATGCGCACCTTCGGAAATGCCAGCGCAATCGACCGAGCCTCCGGTATGATCGTCATTAAACCAAGCGGTGTCTCGTACGCTGCTATGCAGGCCGGCGATATGGTCGTGGTTGACCTGGATGGCAAGCAGGTGGAAGGCCGATTAAAGCCCTCCGTGGATACGCCGATTCACATCGCGCTATACAAAGCCTTCAAGGAAGTGGGCGGCGTCGCCCACACGCATTCCCATTTCGCGACGTGCTGGGCGCAAGCCCATCGTCCTATCCCATGCATGGGCACAACGCACGCGGATTACTTCTACGGCGAAATTCCTGTTACCGCGCAGTTGACCGAAGAAGAAGTAGCCGAAGACTACGAACGCCACATCGGCGAAAGTATCGTGCGAACCTTTGATGGTACTGCCCCACTGCAGTGTCCGGCGGCCCTCGTCGCCGACCACGGGCCTTTCGCATGGGGCCGCACCGTGGCGGACGCGGTTGAGCACGCGGTCGTACTGGAAGAGGTGGCACGGCTGGCGTTGCACACGCTTCAGTTGGATCCGCAACACGCGTTCATCAAGCAGCACTTGCTCGATAAGCACTTCTTGCGCAAGCACGGCGATTCCGCCTACTACGGTCAGAAGGGCTAA